AGTCTTTCTGAGCCTATATCGTTGGCCAAAAGCAGTGCTTCTTTGATATTTCCCTTAGTGAGGGCGTCTAATGCCAGTACAAAGGTGTGGAGGTCTCTGTTAGTGGATGTTTGAGGGAGTAAAACATCCAGTCTACCCTTGAGTAGATCGAATTTGTTATTCCTCTTTATTATTGCAAGGACGTTTTTTAGTCTCTCAACTCCAAGTGAAAGCATCTCTTCATCCGAAGCATTCAGAAGTGCTCTAATTGAGCATTTTACAGCACCGCTGTAGTTGCCCTCTTCAATAAAAGCCTCGACCAATCCAAAACAGGCTTCAAAATAAGTCCATGGATAAGAGCCCTTTGAGAGGTGCATGACCTCGTCGAATTTCCTTTTTGCAGTGTCAATTTTTCGTTCGTTTAATGCTCTTTGAGCTTCCCTCAGGATGGATACAATGACTTCTTCTTTCTTTTTCATTGTTCACGCCTCTTTCAAGCTCTTTTTAAAGGCATCCTCAAATTCCTTCCAGACTTCATTCCAGTCTTTTTCTACCCCCCACTTTCGTTTAAAGGAGTTTAGGAGTACCCTCAAATCCCTTTCCAGATAATACTTGGCATCCGGGAAAGCCGTTGTCAAGTATTGGGGCCAGTCTATTATCAATATATCCCCATCCTTTTTAAGAACTATGTTGTAAAGACTCATGTCGGAGTGGATTATTCCAAACTCGACTATCTTTTTGTACTCTTCCAGAACTTTGTCTAATATTTCTAATGCCTCATCTTTTGTCAAATCAGTATCTGTGAGCTCTATCAGCTCAACCCCCTCTATAAACTCCATGACAACCGCGTGCCTGTTCCATGCAAGGGGTTTTGGAACTTTGGCTATTGGGCTCAAAAGTTGAAGAGCCTCATACTCTCTTTGGGCAACGAGCCTTGAAACATAGAGCCAAGATATATGTCTTTTTTCGACAAAATCAGGCCTGTAGAGCTTTATTCTGGTGAAGCTTGTTCTTCCTATCCGATTAAATTTAACGGCCACTTTCTCTTCATTTGGAGTTATCCCTACATAAACATCTGCCTCTTTCCCTACCCCAATTTGTGTTTGGCTAATTGCCTTGATTATCCCCTTTTGAGCAAATGCCCTTATTGCCAGGGTATCGTATCCATGTATTGTGAGCTGGTAACCTATGTAGCCCATATCACTTCTCCTCCTCACGAGTCCCCAATTGTCGAGTTTCCCTAGGCGATAGGAGGCAGTTTCAATGTCTACTCGGGAAAATTTGGCTATTACCTCGAGGGGCACCCACTCATAATGACGCATATTGAGCTCTACACCCCTGAGTACCCTAAAATCGAGATCCTTAAGATTTGGATATGCTTCGAGTGCAAGAAGTTTACTTACCATGGCCCCCACTCAGCCCTACACCATCCCCTTTTTATATTTAACTCTTCGATAATTTTTTAAACGTTCAGTTTCTCACCTCAAAATATGCGAAAAAAACTTCTCCTGCTGCTCTCCCTTGGGTGGATATTAAACTATGCCCATAGAATGGCTATTCCTCCCCTTATCCCACTGATCAAAGAAGAGTTAGCCATAACAAACGCCCAAGCTGGGCTTTTAATGACATCCCTTCTCTTTCCCTATGCCTTGATTCAAGTTCCAGCTGGTTATTTCGGGGACAAACTCGGAAGAAGAAAGCTTGTAGTTATCAGCATTGTTGGTTATTCATTAACGAGCTCCTTGATTATTTTTGCCCGGCAATACTGGCATCTTATTGCCATTAGGGCTCTCTATGGGATTTTTGCTGGTCTCTACTACGCTCCGGCAACTGCCCTTATAAGTGAGATTTACAGGGAGAAAAAAGGTTCAGCATTGGGTGTTTTTATGGTTGGGCCTCCGATAGGAAGTGCCATTGCTCCAGCAATTGTTATTCCAGTAGCCTTGGCCTTAGAGTGGAGGTATTCGTTTTTAGTTCTCTCGCTTATGAGCTTGATAGTTGGACTGGCGCTTATGCTAATAATCAAGGGGGAAGTAAAGCAAGTTGAACGGCCAAAGTTCACGGTGCCGAGGGAGGTGTTCAGCTTAAGTTTTATGAACTTCATGGTAATGGCGGCCTTCTTT
The Thermococcus sp. 2319x1 DNA segment above includes these coding regions:
- a CDS encoding MFS transporter, with translation MRKKLLLLLSLGWILNYAHRMAIPPLIPLIKEELAITNAQAGLLMTSLLFPYALIQVPAGYFGDKLGRRKLVVISIVGYSLTSSLIIFARQYWHLIAIRALYGIFAGLYYAPATALISEIYREKKGSALGVFMVGPPIGSAIAPAIVIPVALALEWRYSFLVLSLMSLIVGLALMLIIKGEVKQVERPKFTVPREVFSLSFMNFMVMAAFFGMLTFLPDFFVSKGRSVEEASLYFSLLSIVGVFGSVAGGGVYDRIREISLLSVLALNAFLSFLLVKTAYLLLVLLLGLFFYSVGPIVTAYTSEHASGENLGTVMGFVNMMGFFGATVGPYFIGLLIDTAGYETAFYSISGMYLLSFLILMLSRRDIR
- a CDS encoding serine/threonine-protein kinase RIO2, with the protein product MVSKLLALEAYPNLKDLDFRVLRGVELNMRHYEWVPLEVIAKFSRVDIETASYRLGKLDNWGLVRRRSDMGYIGYQLTIHGYDTLAIRAFAQKGIIKAISQTQIGVGKEADVYVGITPNEEKVAVKFNRIGRTSFTRIKLYRPDFVEKRHISWLYVSRLVAQREYEALQLLSPIAKVPKPLAWNRHAVVMEFIEGVELIELTDTDLTKDEALEILDKVLEEYKKIVEFGIIHSDMSLYNIVLKKDGDILIIDWPQYLTTAFPDAKYYLERDLRVLLNSFKRKWGVEKDWNEVWKEFEDAFKKSLKEA